The Roseococcus microcysteis genome contains a region encoding:
- the treZ gene encoding malto-oligosyltrehalose trehalohydrolase gives MTTLWGPVARPGGGTRFRLWAPDSDAVLLEVEGQAPIPMAAQAQGWFTLDAPVGEGARYRFRVSPGLVVPDPASRAQAGGVHGASVLTDLATFSWRHDEWQGRPWHEAVIYEVHAGAMGGFEGVREALPRLKALGVTAIELMPVAEAPGARGWGYDGVLPFAPHAALGSPQDLQALVDAAHGEGLMVLLDVVFNHFGPDGAYLHAYAKRFFDEGVHTPWGAAINFAEPAVRAYFEECALHWLRDYRFDGLRLDAVHAIPDADWLDHLARRIRAELPGRHIHLVLENERNAARHLAPDGPFDAQWNDDGHNILHPLLTGEREGYYEDFAEDGAAKLATVLGQGFLFQGQHSAHLGATRGEPSAHLPPTAFVLFLQNHDQVGNRAFGERLPALADPEALAAATALLLLCPQIPLLFMGEEWGATSPFLFFTDHNAELAPLVREGRRREFARFAAFADPAMRARIPDPNDATTFTASIPDVAEAAREPHATVLALYKHLLGLRHARIIPHLPGARALGAEAVGEKAVLARWRLSNQEELTLACNLGEAPAACTARGALLFEGREGAAAALAAGTLPARTTVALLGA, from the coding sequence ATGACCACGCTCTGGGGGCCGGTGGCACGGCCCGGCGGCGGCACGCGCTTCCGCCTCTGGGCGCCGGACAGCGACGCGGTGCTGCTGGAGGTGGAGGGCCAGGCCCCCATCCCCATGGCCGCGCAGGCGCAGGGCTGGTTCACGCTGGACGCGCCGGTGGGGGAGGGCGCGCGTTATCGCTTCCGCGTCTCGCCGGGGCTGGTGGTGCCGGACCCGGCCTCGCGCGCGCAGGCGGGCGGGGTGCATGGGGCCTCTGTGCTGACGGACCTTGCCACCTTCTCGTGGCGGCATGACGAATGGCAGGGCCGCCCCTGGCATGAGGCCGTGATCTACGAGGTCCATGCCGGCGCCATGGGCGGCTTCGAGGGCGTGCGCGAAGCCCTGCCGCGGCTGAAGGCGCTGGGCGTCACCGCCATCGAACTCATGCCCGTGGCCGAGGCGCCCGGCGCGCGCGGCTGGGGCTATGACGGCGTGCTGCCCTTCGCGCCGCACGCGGCGCTGGGTTCGCCGCAAGACCTGCAAGCGCTGGTGGACGCCGCTCATGGCGAGGGGCTGATGGTCCTGCTCGACGTGGTGTTCAACCATTTCGGGCCGGATGGCGCCTATCTGCACGCCTATGCGAAGCGCTTCTTCGACGAGGGCGTGCACACGCCCTGGGGTGCCGCCATCAACTTCGCCGAGCCCGCGGTGCGCGCCTATTTCGAGGAATGCGCGCTGCATTGGCTGCGCGACTACCGCTTCGACGGGCTGCGCCTCGATGCTGTGCACGCCATTCCCGACGCCGACTGGCTGGATCACCTGGCGCGTCGCATCCGCGCGGAGCTTCCCGGCCGCCACATCCACCTGGTGCTGGAGAATGAGCGCAACGCCGCGCGCCACCTGGCGCCGGACGGCCCCTTCGACGCGCAATGGAATGATGACGGCCACAACATCCTGCACCCGCTGCTGACGGGCGAGCGGGAGGGCTATTACGAGGACTTCGCCGAGGATGGCGCGGCCAAGCTCGCCACCGTGCTGGGGCAGGGCTTCCTCTTCCAGGGGCAGCATTCGGCGCATCTGGGCGCCACGCGGGGAGAGCCCTCGGCCCATCTGCCGCCCACCGCCTTCGTGCTGTTCCTCCAGAACCACGACCAGGTGGGCAACCGCGCCTTCGGCGAACGTCTGCCCGCCCTGGCCGACCCCGAGGCGCTGGCGGCGGCCACCGCGCTGCTGCTGCTCTGCCCACAGATCCCGCTGCTCTTCATGGGCGAGGAATGGGGGGCCACTTCCCCCTTCCTCTTCTTCACCGACCACAATGCGGAGCTGGCGCCGTTGGTGCGCGAGGGACGACGGCGCGAATTCGCGCGCTTCGCCGCCTTCGCGGACCCCGCGATGCGCGCCCGCATCCCCGACCCGAACGACGCCACGACCTTCACCGCCTCCATCCCGGATGTGGCGGAGGCCGCGCGCGAACCCCATGCGACGGTGCTGGCGCTTTACAAGCACCTGCTCGGCCTGCGCCACGCGCGCATCATCCCGCATCTGCCCGGCGCGCGCGCGCTGGGCGCCGAGGCGGTGGGCGAGAAGGCCGTGCTGGCGCGCTGGCGCCTGTCCAACCAGGAGGAACTGACTCTGGCCTGCAATCTGGGAGAGGCGCCCGCCGCCTGCACGGCACGCGGCGCCTTGCTGTTCGAGGGGCGGGAAGGGGCCGCCGCCGCGCTCGCGGCCGGCACGCTTCCGGCGCGCACCACCGTGGCGTTGCTCGGCGCATGA
- the glgX gene encoding glycogen debranching protein GlgX produces MAPLPDRLLPGRADPLGAHWDGLGVNFAVFSAHAERIDLCLFDPAGRREIARLPLPECTDEVWHGYLPEARPGMLYGYRAHGPYDPRNGHRFNPNKLLLDPYARQLSGEVRWSDALFGYRLGAGRGDLTFDRRDSAPAMPKGVVVDESFHWGDDRPPEIPWDRTVIYEAHVRGLTKLREDVAPRERGTFAALADPGMIEHLKRIGVTAVELLPIHAFLQDRFLVEKGLRNYWGYSTLSFFAPEPRYLIEPWMRNELKVAVRRLHAAGIEVILDVVYNHTCEGSELGPTLSWRGLDNASYYRLLPDNPRHLINDTGTGNTLNISHPRVLQMVMDSLRYWVQHFHIDGFRFDLGTILGREAHGFDPGSGFFDAIRQDPVLARVKLISEPWDIGPGGYQVGNHPPGWAEWNDRYRDGVRRFWRGDSGMRSDLAARLTGSAEMFDRRRRRPWASVNFLASHDGYTLYDLTAYEQRHNEANGEDGRDGHSDNHSRNWGHEGETEDAGIRATRARVARAMLTTLFASAGTPMLLGGDEMARSQGGNNNAYCQDNDISWFDWEHAETEEAQSLQRFTARLAGLRQQLPPLRPAVYEHGEAELRPGLSAIGWFDQHGQGMTPEAWAEPEARTLILRRAVVAPEGHVDAVLLLLNADSDGHRFTLPEPAMDWTMVLDSAHPDLAEHPAAGRSVLVAAHSVVLMATRLPPE; encoded by the coding sequence ATGGCCCCCCTCCCGGACCGGCTGCTGCCTGGCCGCGCGGACCCGCTCGGCGCCCATTGGGATGGGCTCGGCGTGAACTTCGCGGTGTTCTCGGCCCATGCCGAGCGCATTGACCTGTGCCTCTTCGACCCGGCCGGCCGGCGCGAGATCGCGCGCCTGCCCCTGCCCGAATGCACCGACGAGGTGTGGCACGGCTACCTGCCCGAGGCGCGGCCGGGCATGCTCTATGGCTATCGCGCGCATGGTCCCTATGATCCGCGCAACGGCCACCGCTTCAATCCGAACAAGCTGCTGCTGGACCCGTATGCGCGGCAGCTCTCGGGCGAGGTGCGCTGGTCCGATGCGCTGTTCGGCTATCGCCTCGGCGCGGGCCGCGGGGACCTCACCTTCGACCGGCGCGACAGCGCGCCCGCCATGCCCAAGGGCGTGGTGGTGGATGAGAGCTTCCACTGGGGCGACGACCGCCCGCCGGAAATCCCCTGGGACCGCACCGTCATCTACGAGGCGCATGTCCGCGGCCTGACCAAGCTGCGCGAGGACGTGGCACCCCGCGAGCGCGGCACCTTCGCCGCGCTCGCCGATCCGGGCATGATCGAGCACCTGAAGCGCATCGGCGTGACGGCGGTGGAACTGCTGCCCATCCATGCCTTCCTCCAGGACCGCTTCCTGGTGGAGAAGGGCCTCAGGAACTACTGGGGTTATTCCACCCTCTCCTTCTTCGCGCCCGAGCCGCGCTACCTCATCGAGCCCTGGATGCGGAACGAGCTGAAGGTGGCCGTGCGCCGCCTGCACGCCGCGGGCATCGAGGTGATCCTGGATGTGGTGTACAACCACACCTGCGAGGGCAGCGAGCTGGGGCCGACGCTCTCCTGGCGCGGCCTGGACAACGCCTCCTACTACCGGCTGCTGCCCGACAACCCGCGCCACCTCATCAACGACACCGGCACGGGCAACACGCTGAACATCAGCCACCCGCGCGTGTTGCAGATGGTGATGGACAGCCTGCGCTACTGGGTGCAGCACTTCCACATCGACGGCTTCCGCTTCGACCTCGGCACCATCCTGGGGCGCGAGGCGCATGGCTTCGACCCCGGCAGCGGCTTCTTCGACGCCATCCGCCAGGACCCCGTGCTGGCGCGCGTGAAGCTGATCTCGGAGCCGTGGGACATCGGGCCGGGCGGCTATCAGGTGGGCAACCACCCGCCCGGCTGGGCCGAGTGGAATGACCGCTATCGCGATGGCGTGCGCCGCTTCTGGCGGGGCGACAGCGGCATGCGAAGCGACCTCGCGGCGCGGCTGACTGGCTCGGCCGAGATGTTTGATCGCCGCCGCCGCCGCCCCTGGGCCAGCGTCAACTTCCTGGCGAGCCATGACGGCTACACCCTCTATGACCTCACGGCCTATGAGCAGCGCCACAACGAGGCCAATGGCGAGGATGGCCGCGACGGCCATTCCGACAACCACAGCCGCAACTGGGGCCATGAGGGCGAGACGGAGGATGCGGGCATCCGCGCCACCCGCGCCCGTGTGGCGCGCGCCATGCTGACCACGCTCTTCGCCTCGGCCGGCACGCCCATGCTGCTGGGCGGCGACGAGATGGCGCGCAGCCAGGGCGGCAACAACAACGCCTATTGCCAGGACAACGACATCTCCTGGTTCGACTGGGAACACGCGGAGACGGAGGAGGCGCAATCCCTCCAACGCTTCACCGCGCGCCTCGCTGGCCTGCGCCAGCAACTGCCGCCGCTGCGCCCGGCGGTCTATGAGCATGGCGAGGCGGAGCTGCGTCCCGGCCTTTCCGCCATCGGCTGGTTCGACCAGCACGGCCAGGGGATGACGCCCGAGGCCTGGGCCGAGCCGGAGGCGCGCACATTGATCTTGCGCCGTGCGGTGGTGGCGCCGGAGGGGCATGTGGATGCGGTGCTGCTGCTGCTGAACGCGGATTCCGACGGCCACCGCTTCACCCTGCCCGAGCCCGCGATGGACTGGACCATGGTGCTGGACAGCGCCCATCCGGATCTCGCCGAACACCCGGCAGCCGGGCGCTCGGTGCTGGTGGCGGCGCATTCGGTGGTGCTGATGGCCACCCGGTTGCCGCCCGAATGA
- the glgB gene encoding 1,4-alpha-glucan branching protein GlgB — MIAGLEELVTGHHGDPFAILGRQGGEVRTFQPGARAVTLLAREGGQEMGRLEPVHPGGLFAGPAREAPYRLRIEWPGSVQETEDPYDFGLLLGPLDLHLLAEGRHFEMGRVFGAQPMEIEGIPGVRFAVWAPNARRVSVVGDFNGWDGRRHPMRLRREAGVWELFVPRLAPGTAYSYEMLAADGSVLPLKADPVALSTEAPPATASRVPDAAPFHWTDEAWMAGREARQALDAPISIYEVHPGSWWRDANGDAPDWDRLADRLIPYAQGLGFTHLEFLPITEHPFGGSWGYQPLSLFAPSARFGDAAGFARFVDRAHAAGLGVLLDWVPAHFPTDPHGLYRFDGSPLYEHADAREGFHRDWNTAIYNFGRNEVRSFLISSALHWLERFHVDGLRVDAVASMLYRDYSRPQGEWIPNRHGGRENLEAVAFLRELNTIVRERCPGAVMIAEESTAWPGVTKAVDEGGLGFHYKWNMGWMNDTLGYMHQEPIHRRHHHGAMTFGLVYAWSENFILPISHDEVVHGKGSLLGKMPGDPWQKLANLRAYLGFMWMHPGRKLLFMGNELAQPAEWNHDAALAWPLLDQPAHRGVQHLLRDLNALYRAQPALHRADARPEGFRWITADDADHSVLAWLRLGAEGDEPVLVACNMTPVPRHGYRLGVPATGEWAELLNTDAGLYGGGNMGNGGAVRAEPHGAHGFAQSVTVTLPPLATLVLGRRA, encoded by the coding sequence ATGATCGCAGGATTGGAGGAGCTGGTTACCGGCCATCACGGAGACCCCTTCGCCATCCTGGGCCGTCAGGGCGGGGAGGTTCGCACCTTCCAACCCGGCGCGCGCGCCGTGACGCTGCTGGCGCGCGAGGGCGGGCAGGAAATGGGCCGGCTGGAACCCGTCCACCCCGGCGGCCTGTTTGCCGGCCCGGCGCGGGAGGCGCCCTACCGGCTGCGGATCGAATGGCCCGGTTCGGTCCAGGAGACCGAGGACCCCTATGATTTCGGCCTGCTGTTGGGGCCGCTGGACCTGCATTTGCTGGCCGAGGGCCGGCATTTCGAGATGGGCCGCGTCTTCGGCGCGCAGCCCATGGAGATCGAGGGCATCCCCGGCGTGCGCTTCGCCGTCTGGGCGCCCAATGCGCGCCGCGTCTCCGTGGTGGGCGACTTCAACGGCTGGGATGGCCGCCGCCACCCCATGCGGCTGCGGCGCGAGGCGGGGGTGTGGGAGCTGTTCGTCCCGCGCCTCGCCCCCGGCACCGCCTACAGTTACGAGATGCTGGCCGCCGATGGTTCCGTGCTGCCGCTGAAGGCGGACCCGGTGGCGCTTTCCACCGAGGCGCCGCCCGCCACCGCCTCGCGCGTGCCGGACGCCGCACCTTTCCACTGGACGGATGAGGCCTGGATGGCCGGCCGCGAGGCGCGCCAGGCACTGGACGCACCGATCTCCATCTACGAGGTCCATCCCGGTTCCTGGTGGCGCGATGCGAATGGCGACGCGCCCGACTGGGACCGGCTGGCCGACCGCCTGATCCCTTACGCGCAGGGGCTGGGCTTCACGCATCTGGAATTCCTGCCCATCACGGAGCACCCTTTCGGCGGTTCCTGGGGCTACCAGCCGCTGTCGCTCTTCGCGCCCAGCGCGCGGTTCGGCGATGCGGCGGGCTTCGCGCGCTTCGTGGATCGCGCCCATGCGGCGGGGCTCGGCGTGCTGCTCGACTGGGTGCCGGCGCATTTCCCGACCGACCCGCACGGGCTGTATCGCTTCGACGGCAGCCCGCTCTATGAGCACGCCGATGCGCGCGAGGGTTTCCACCGCGACTGGAACACCGCCATCTACAATTTCGGGCGGAACGAGGTGCGGTCCTTCCTGATCTCCTCCGCGCTGCACTGGCTGGAACGCTTCCATGTGGACGGGCTGCGCGTGGATGCGGTGGCCTCCATGCTCTACCGTGACTATTCGCGGCCGCAGGGCGAATGGATTCCCAACCGCCATGGCGGGCGCGAGAATCTGGAGGCCGTGGCCTTCCTGCGCGAATTGAACACCATCGTGCGCGAACGTTGCCCCGGCGCGGTGATGATCGCGGAGGAGAGCACCGCCTGGCCCGGCGTGACCAAGGCGGTGGACGAGGGCGGCCTGGGCTTCCACTACAAGTGGAACATGGGCTGGATGAACGACACGCTCGGCTACATGCACCAGGAGCCGATCCATCGTCGCCACCATCATGGCGCCATGACCTTCGGCCTCGTTTATGCCTGGAGCGAGAACTTCATCCTGCCCATCAGCCATGACGAGGTGGTGCATGGGAAGGGCTCGCTGCTGGGCAAGATGCCCGGCGACCCATGGCAGAAGCTGGCCAATCTCCGCGCCTATCTGGGCTTCATGTGGATGCACCCGGGCCGCAAACTGCTCTTCATGGGCAATGAGCTGGCACAGCCCGCCGAATGGAACCACGACGCCGCCCTCGCCTGGCCGTTGCTGGACCAGCCCGCGCATCGCGGCGTGCAGCACCTGCTGCGGGACTTGAATGCCCTCTACCGCGCGCAGCCCGCCTTGCACCGCGCCGATGCGCGGCCCGAGGGCTTCCGCTGGATCACCGCCGACGATGCCGATCACAGCGTGCTGGCCTGGCTCAGGCTGGGCGCGGAAGGAGACGAACCCGTGCTGGTCGCCTGCAACATGACACCCGTGCCCCGGCACGGCTATCGCCTGGGCGTCCCCGCCACGGGCGAATGGGCCGAGCTGCTCAATACAGATGCCGGCCTCTATGGCGGCGGGAACATGGGCAATGGCGGCGCGGTGAGGGCCGAGCCCCATGGGGCGCACGGCTTCGCGCAATCGGTCACGGTGACGCTGCCGCCGCTGGCCACCCTGGTCCTGGGGCGGCGCGCCTAG
- the treS gene encoding maltose alpha-D-glucosyltransferase, translated as MAQDPHWYRDAVIYQLHVKSFFDGNDDGIGDFAGLMQKLDYISELGVDTLWLLPFYPSPLRDDGYDIADYRGVNPSYGNLRDAKRFVREAHARGLRVITELVINHTSDQHPWFQKARESKPGSPARDFYVWSDTDEKYDGTRVIFCDTEKSNWTWDDKAKAYFWHRFYSHQPDLNFDNPRVMTEVLGAMKFWLDIGVDGLRLDAVPYLVEREGTNNENLEETHAILKRIRAKLDQDFPDKMLLAEANQWPEDTQVYFGEGDECHMAFHFPLMPRMYMSIAQEDRFPITDILRQTPDIPEGCQWAIFLRNHDELTLEMVTDKERDYLWSTYAADNRARINLGIRRRLAPLLQRDRRRIELMNGLLLSMPGTPVIYYGDEIGMGDNIFLRDRDGVRTPMQWSPDRNGGFSRADPAALVLPPLQDPMYGFQAVNVEMQARDPHSLLNWMRRMLGVRKRSQAFGRGGMRLLYPANRKVLAYVREYEEDTILCVFNLSRSAQAVELDLSAMAGRVPVEMLGGTSFPPVGQLPYLLTLPPYGFYWFVLAADQALPAWHTPSPEPLPDLRTLVLRANVKEMLGATTRAELEQQVLPEYLPKRRWFASKGEKLGALRLDAIATLPETQGAVVMAEVEVNLPGRTERYALPLAGMEDMEGSGPLSSQLALARLRQGRRVGYLTDAFADDRMPAAVLSALRAGLRLNSDAGEIRFNATSRLTDIVMPEAAEVRRLSAEQSNSSLIYGEQVVLKIIRRINPGIHPEAEMTRHLTEAGFANIAPLLGEVVRVSPDGMPHTLMLVQGFVRNQGDGWGWTLDWLGRAIDDAALHDETPEDVFAGYQGFAALLGRRLGELHATLASASRDEAFAPETATEADRAAWAKGVLEQLDPALDLLARAELDEADAERARFVIGKRKALHEAAKRLAQSAEGALKTRVHGDFHLGQVLVAQGDAVIVDFEGEPARTLEERRAKGSPLRDVAGLLRSLDYAAHVGEGNDTVAAAPADRRAALFARWKQETATVFLDAYREVHAAAPEPWVPAGAEAALLDLFLLEKAAYEIRYEAANRPTWIGVPLRGLVELAERMTS; from the coding sequence ATGGCGCAGGATCCGCACTGGTACCGCGACGCGGTCATCTACCAGCTTCACGTCAAGAGCTTCTTCGACGGCAATGACGACGGCATCGGCGATTTCGCCGGGCTGATGCAGAAGCTGGACTACATTTCGGAACTCGGCGTGGACACGCTGTGGCTGCTGCCCTTCTACCCGAGCCCGCTGCGCGATGATGGCTATGACATCGCGGACTACCGCGGCGTGAACCCGAGCTACGGCAATCTCCGCGACGCCAAGCGCTTCGTGCGCGAGGCGCATGCGCGCGGCCTGCGCGTCATCACGGAGCTGGTCATCAACCACACCAGCGACCAGCACCCGTGGTTCCAGAAGGCCCGCGAATCCAAGCCCGGCTCGCCCGCGCGGGATTTCTATGTGTGGTCCGACACGGACGAGAAGTATGACGGCACGCGCGTCATCTTCTGCGACACCGAGAAGTCCAACTGGACCTGGGACGACAAGGCGAAGGCCTATTTCTGGCACCGATTCTACAGCCACCAGCCCGACCTGAACTTCGACAACCCGCGCGTGATGACCGAAGTGCTGGGGGCCATGAAGTTCTGGCTCGACATCGGCGTGGATGGGCTGCGGCTCGACGCCGTGCCCTACCTGGTGGAGCGCGAGGGCACCAACAACGAGAACCTGGAAGAGACCCACGCCATCCTGAAGCGCATCCGCGCCAAGCTGGACCAGGACTTCCCGGACAAGATGCTGCTGGCCGAGGCGAACCAGTGGCCCGAGGACACGCAGGTCTATTTCGGCGAGGGCGATGAATGCCACATGGCATTCCACTTCCCGCTGATGCCGCGCATGTACATGTCCATCGCGCAGGAGGACCGTTTCCCCATCACGGACATCCTGCGCCAGACGCCGGACATCCCCGAGGGCTGCCAATGGGCCATCTTCCTGCGGAACCATGACGAGCTGACGCTCGAAATGGTGACCGACAAGGAGCGTGACTACCTCTGGAGCACCTATGCCGCGGACAACCGCGCGCGCATCAACCTCGGCATCCGCCGTCGCCTGGCGCCGCTGCTGCAACGCGACCGCCGGCGCATCGAGCTGATGAACGGGCTGCTGCTCTCCATGCCCGGCACGCCCGTCATCTACTACGGCGACGAGATCGGCATGGGGGACAACATCTTCCTGCGCGATCGTGACGGCGTGCGCACGCCCATGCAGTGGTCGCCCGACCGGAATGGCGGGTTCAGCCGCGCCGACCCCGCCGCCCTGGTGCTGCCGCCCCTGCAGGACCCGATGTACGGCTTCCAGGCCGTGAATGTGGAGATGCAGGCGCGCGACCCGCATTCGCTGCTGAACTGGATGCGCCGCATGCTGGGCGTGCGCAAGCGCAGCCAGGCCTTTGGCCGCGGCGGCATGCGGCTGCTCTACCCTGCGAACCGCAAGGTGCTGGCCTATGTGCGCGAGTATGAGGAGGACACGATTCTCTGCGTGTTCAATCTCTCGCGCTCGGCCCAGGCGGTGGAGCTGGACCTCTCGGCCATGGCCGGCCGCGTGCCGGTGGAGATGCTGGGTGGCACGAGCTTCCCGCCCGTGGGCCAGCTTCCCTACCTGCTGACGCTGCCGCCCTATGGCTTCTACTGGTTCGTGCTGGCGGCGGACCAGGCGCTGCCGGCCTGGCACACGCCCTCGCCGGAGCCCCTGCCGGACCTGCGCACGCTGGTGCTGCGCGCCAATGTGAAGGAGATGCTGGGCGCCACCACGAGGGCGGAGCTGGAGCAGCAGGTGCTGCCCGAATACCTGCCCAAGCGGCGCTGGTTCGCGTCGAAGGGAGAGAAGCTCGGCGCGCTGCGCCTCGACGCCATCGCGACACTGCCCGAGACGCAGGGTGCGGTGGTGATGGCCGAGGTGGAGGTGAACCTCCCCGGCCGCACCGAGCGCTACGCCCTGCCATTGGCCGGCATGGAGGACATGGAGGGCAGCGGCCCGCTCTCCTCGCAGCTGGCGCTGGCCCGGCTGCGGCAGGGGCGGCGCGTGGGCTACCTCACCGACGCCTTCGCCGATGACCGCATGCCGGCCGCCGTGCTGTCCGCCTTGCGCGCCGGGCTGCGCCTGAACAGCGATGCGGGGGAGATCCGCTTCAACGCCACCTCGCGCCTCACCGACATCGTGATGCCGGAAGCCGCCGAAGTGCGGCGGCTTTCCGCGGAGCAGTCCAACTCCTCCCTGATTTATGGCGAGCAGGTGGTGCTGAAGATCATCCGCCGCATCAACCCGGGCATCCACCCGGAGGCGGAGATGACGCGCCACCTGACCGAGGCGGGCTTCGCCAACATCGCGCCCCTGCTGGGCGAGGTGGTGCGCGTGTCCCCCGACGGCATGCCGCACACGCTGATGCTGGTGCAGGGCTTCGTCCGCAACCAGGGCGATGGCTGGGGCTGGACGCTCGACTGGCTGGGCCGCGCCATTGACGACGCGGCGCTGCATGACGAAACGCCGGAGGATGTCTTCGCGGGCTACCAGGGCTTTGCCGCGCTGCTGGGCCGCCGCCTGGGCGAGCTCCACGCCACCCTGGCCTCGGCCAGCCGCGACGAGGCCTTCGCCCCGGAGACCGCCACCGAGGCCGACCGTGCGGCCTGGGCGAAGGGCGTGCTGGAACAGCTCGACCCCGCGCTGGACCTGCTGGCCCGCGCCGAGCTGGATGAGGCGGATGCCGAACGTGCCCGCTTCGTCATCGGGAAGCGCAAGGCCCTGCACGAGGCGGCCAAGCGCCTCGCGCAATCGGCGGAGGGCGCGCTCAAGACGCGCGTGCATGGCGACTTCCACCTGGGCCAGGTGCTGGTGGCCCAGGGCGATGCCGTGATCGTGGATTTCGAGGGCGAGCCCGCGCGCACGCTGGAGGAACGCCGCGCCAAGGGCAGCCCGCTGCGGGACGTGGCGGGGCTTCTCCGCAGCCTCGACTACGCGGCGCATGTGGGCGAGGGCAACGACACCGTGGCCGCGGCCCCGGCCGATCGCCGCGCCGCCCTCTTCGCGCGCTGGAAGCAGGAGACCGCGACGGTCTTCCTCGACGCCTATCGCGAGGTGCATGCCGCGGCACCCGAGCCCTGGGTGCCGGCGGGGGCGGAGGCCGCGCTGCTCGACCTCTTCCTGCTGGAGAAGGCCGCCTACGAAATACGTTACGAGGCCGCCAACCGCCCCACCTGGATCGGCGTTCCCTTGCGCGGCCTCGTGGAGCTCGCCGAAAGGATGACATCATGA